The uncultured Methanomethylovorans sp. genome contains a region encoding:
- a CDS encoding BatD family protein, which translates to MSIKSMFFLFLVLLCLAPHVSAYSSDDIEWESVKTVTLHWGDSYTVDNYVITADDFNKDGYAYITIYKDNIYMTAGALKLSDKLVYRDTAAGDDIKVFVSALSLKVDSWTGNLVDPYVKVQIYRRGLPDLEVTVDIEKDSYDPTRLSTPRYIEGNVTIKNVGDAEASNIVLSINTAGLELGDGKLTQTISSLKKGESGKPLTFSLEIPLLWDEEDFKIVAQTTAYDINSEKHTFNGTKTITIEPKSEIVLTKTYKKEIYMDDTAYISLILRNTGAYGLNSVLVNDPQTDDLELQGNVLTEKTISINAQESVTVLEYALKPIKPGKFTLPKATASFTVDGKKYTFESDAPVIQINGPYIVLEKKVNVSSFNPGDNVLVTVSMKNEGNRDANVKITETVPEGTSFVSGVMTFDDVVNDKSTQKYSYVLKLENEADMKLPATSAKFTDLEGYKGEKTSNVPVIKLKTSQSQETSQSGTKGSASSGTASASSGSETEVGQQPGFEAWSLVLALIAVMKLVKRD; encoded by the coding sequence ATGTCAATAAAGTCCATGTTTTTCTTATTCCTGGTTTTACTTTGCCTGGCACCTCATGTGTCGGCTTACAGCTCAGATGATATAGAATGGGAATCTGTAAAAACCGTTACTCTTCATTGGGGAGATTCTTACACGGTAGATAACTATGTTATTACAGCAGATGACTTCAATAAAGATGGTTATGCATATATCACGATCTACAAAGATAACATATATATGACAGCAGGAGCCTTGAAACTCTCAGATAAACTTGTCTACAGAGACACAGCCGCTGGAGATGACATAAAGGTATTTGTCAGTGCTCTGAGTTTAAAGGTTGACAGCTGGACAGGAAATCTTGTAGACCCTTACGTTAAAGTGCAAATATACAGACGTGGATTGCCAGACCTTGAAGTAACGGTAGATATAGAAAAGGATAGTTATGATCCTACCAGACTTTCCACTCCTCGTTACATTGAAGGGAATGTAACCATTAAGAATGTAGGAGATGCAGAAGCCAGCAACATAGTGTTAAGTATAAACACAGCTGGCCTTGAACTTGGTGACGGGAAACTTACCCAAACAATATCTTCTCTTAAAAAAGGGGAATCCGGAAAACCACTTACTTTTAGTCTGGAAATACCCCTGCTGTGGGATGAAGAAGACTTCAAAATTGTCGCACAGACTACTGCTTATGATATAAATAGTGAAAAACATACATTCAATGGTACAAAGACCATTACCATTGAGCCAAAATCGGAGATTGTGCTTACAAAAACCTATAAAAAAGAAATATACATGGATGACACAGCGTATATATCTCTTATTCTGAGAAATACCGGTGCATATGGTCTTAATTCTGTGCTTGTAAATGATCCACAGACTGATGATCTGGAACTTCAAGGTAATGTACTGACAGAAAAGACAATATCCATCAATGCCCAGGAATCAGTTACTGTTCTGGAATATGCGCTTAAGCCCATAAAACCCGGAAAGTTCACGTTGCCAAAGGCCACTGCTAGCTTCACAGTAGATGGCAAAAAATATACATTTGAATCAGATGCACCTGTTATTCAGATCAATGGTCCGTATATAGTACTTGAGAAAAAGGTAAATGTTTCCTCCTTCAATCCAGGCGACAATGTGCTTGTGACTGTTTCTATGAAAAATGAAGGAAATAGAGATGCTAATGTCAAAATAACGGAAACAGTGCCAGAAGGTACCAGTTTTGTAAGCGGGGTCATGACTTTCGATGATGTGGTCAATGATAAGTCCACACAAAAATATTCATATGTACTTAAACTTGAAAATGAAGCTGACATGAAACTGCCAGCCACATCTGCTAAATTTACGGATCTGGAAGGTTATAAAGGTGAAAAGACCTCAAACGTGCCGGTGATCAAATTAAAGACTTCACAGAGTCAGGAAACATCTCAATCTGGCACTAAGGGATCTGCCAGTTCAGGGACAGCTTCGGCAAGTTCCGGAAGTGAGACAGAGGTGGGACAGCAGCCCGGTTTTGAAGCATGGTCCTTGGTACTTGCTCTTATAGCTGTGATGAAGCTTGTGAAAAGGGATTAA